One Scleropages formosus chromosome 8, fSclFor1.1, whole genome shotgun sequence DNA window includes the following coding sequences:
- the vkorc1 gene encoding vitamin K epoxide reductase complex subunit 1, producing MAPPRWERGARFTLCTLGALLSVYALHVEVSRERDPGYRAMCDLADSVSCSKVFTSRWGRGFGLVQLLVSKDSVFNQPNSVLGIVFYALQLALGQTASSRAALFLLLSSWLSVAGSLYLAGVLLFALGDFCVVCVSTYAINVALLYTNAKRRAGLDGAKAKPA from the exons ATGGCACCCCCCAGGTGGGAGCGCGGCGCGCGCTTCACGCTCTGTACGCTCGGCGCGCTCCTGTCAGTGTACGCTCTGCACGTGGAGGTGTCCCGCGAGAGGGACCCCGGCTACCGAGCCATGTGTGACCTGGCGGATTCGGTGAGCTGCTCCAAGGTGTTCACCTCCAG GTGGGGCCGTGGATTCGGCCTGGTGCAGTTGCTGGTGTCCAAAGACAGTGTCTTCAATCAGCCCAACAGCGTGCTGGGCATCGTCTTCTACGCGCTGCAGCTGGCGCTCG GTCAGACGGCGTCCAGCAGGGCGGCgctcttcctgctcctctcctcctGGCTGTCCGTGGCTGGCTCCCTGTACCTGGCCGGGGTGCTGCTCTTCGCGCTGGGTGATTTCTGCGTGGTCTGCGTCTCCACGTACGCGATTAACGTGGCCCTCCTGTACACCAACGCGAAGAGGCGCGCCGGGCTGGACGGGGCCAAGGCGAAGCCCGCCTGA
- the mapk7 gene encoding mitogen-activated protein kinase 7, translated as MPSDKGGNADAARTETPGRAAPTAMDSNGKESTTADTNLALLKAHCLDVKFEVGDEYDVIETIGTGAYGVVSSAKRRDNGQRVAIKKIPNAFEVVTNAKRTLRELKILKHFKHDNIIAIKDILRPALPHSAFKSVYVVLDLMESDLHQIIHSRQPLTPEHTRYFLYQLLRGLKYIHSANVIHRDLKPSNLLVNENCELKIGDFGMARGLSQRPEESRSFMTEYVATRWYRAPELMLSLHHYSLAIDMWSVGCIFAEMLGRKQLFPGKHYVHQLQLILSVLGTPPEGIIGAIGAERVRSYVRSLPSRAPVPLAALYPQAEPTALDLLATMLRFDPRERMSATQALAHPYLAKYHDPDDEPICVPAFDFEFDKLPLGRDQIKDAILEEIRDFHQRKQGSRGKIQFRPLPRQPCASDRTSAAEAAPEFGQRDTANARPPAGAPSAFAGGTPPLCKQAPPHLSKSPATLGHSQDVDMLSANSESGQAEPETIDLTTPVSTQDVTSSSMIGESKGVEPPLGQGPLNSANQNHVICQTPPSSRSLVQPPGCHSGPSLSLSESQAQSLSQSLSRALARGTKGGTGDAPRKEGAISDDTKAALKAALLKSALRHSARSDGSSTALATDAGRGNVGPQASMSTLLCLPEQRRPVTAQERQREREEKRRRRKERARERERKMKEKEKREAKGGESLRGVLLSDNDKSLLERWMRMMDSRADKVQRGTDGIAKNKESQGYAVSAKLTGQIQPLLGEGLRLAESESGQQTKDTAECLLQPPELRQTVAPKADQRVSGFYEQASASAASLPFPGVQTQMGRMDVDVEGLRSCALVKNGIFQPQAELGGRDAYSVLDTWTREDGAASGPPAPRGPDHLSQPLPQQQLLSLVPLVSKGPLLPFQAPATLNIDTQMPNENDKALPAVGATWRRSMEKIPNALGDHAPSTPLGPVAPQPSQEPPAAGSIPDIHTVTLQLSKSQVEDVLPPVFSVTPKGSGAGYGVGFDLDDLLTQSFTDLQPADPRDSHSDSAPLSASLLSDWLEVHRMTPADLESLQQELQLGSPMILSDTPNIPDT; from the exons ATGCCGTCCGACAAAGGAGGGAACGCCGACGCAGCGCGAACAGAGACGCCGGGGCGGGCCGCGCCCACCGCCATGGACAGCAACGGCAAGGAGTCCACGACCGCCGACACCAACTTAGCTCTGCTCAAAGCACACTGCCTGGACGTCAAGTTTGAGGTGGGAGACGAGTATGACGTCATAGAGACCATTGGCACCGGAGCCTATGGGGTCGTTTCCTCGGCAAAGCGGCGGGACAACG GACAGCGAGTGGCTATAAAGAAGATCCCCAACGCCTTTGAGGTGGTGACCAATGCCAAACGCACCCTCAGAGAGCTCAAGATCCTCAAACACTTCAAGCACGACAATATTATTGCCATTAAAGACATCCTGCGGCCGGCCTTACCTCATTCTGCTTTCAAGTCCGT ATATGTGGTGCTGGACCTCATGGAGAGTGACCTCCATCAGATCATCCACTCTCGGCAGCCCCTGACACCAGAGCATACCCGATATTTCCTCTACCAGCTGCTCCGCGGCCTCAAGTACATCCACTCGGCCAACGTCATCCACCGCGACCTGAAGCCCTCCAACCTCCTGGTGAACGAGAACTGCGAGCTCAAAATCGGAGACTTTGGGATGGCACGGGGTCTGAGTCAGCGGCCCGAGGAGTCCCGCTCCTTCATGACCGAGTACGTGGCAACCCGGTGGTACCGTGCGCCCGAGCTCATGCTGTCCCTCCACCACTACAGCCTGGCCATCGACATGTGGTCTGTGGGGTGCATCTTCGCTGAGATGCTGGGCAGAAAGCAGCTCTTCCCAGGCAAACACTACGTGCACCAGCTGCAGCTCATCCTCTCTGTCCTGGGAACGCCTCCTGAGGGCATCATCGGGGCGATCGGGGCAGAGAGGGTCCGTTCGTACGTGCGGAGCCTGCCCTCCCGTGCGCCCGTGCCCTTGGCCGCTCTGTACCCCCAGGCCGAGCCCACTGCCCTGGACCTGCTGGCAACCATGCTGCGGTTCGACCCCCGCGAGCGAATGAGCGCCACCCAAGCGCTTGCGCATCCCTACCTCGCCAAGTACCACGACCCGGACGACGAGCCCATCTGCGTTCCCGCCTTTGACTTCGAGTTTGACAAGCTGCCCCTCGGCAGGGACCAGATCAAGGACGCCATCCTGGAGGAGATCCGGGACTTCCACCAGCGCAAGCAGGGCTCCAGGGGCAAGATCCAGTTCAGGCCCTTGCCCAGACAGCCCTGCGCGTCAGATAGAACGTCAGCTGCTGAGGCAGCGCCTGAATTTGGGCAGCGGGACACCGCTAATGCCCGACCACCTGCAGGTGCGCCTTCCGCCTTCGCGGGCGGAACCCCACCCCTCTGTAAACAAGCTCCACCTCATTTGAGCAAGTCTCCAGCAACCTTAGGCCACTCTCAAGACGTAGATATGCTGAGTGCAAACTCCGAGAGCGGCCAAGCTGAACCGGAGACCATCGACCTGACCACGCCCGTCTCCACGCAGGATGTCACATCCTCAAGTATGATTGGAGAATCAAAGGGGGTGGAGCCACCTCTGGGTCAAGGGCCCCTGAACTCAGCTAATCAGAATCACGTCATCTGTCAGACTCCTCCTTCTTCCCGATCCCTCGTCCAGCCGCCTGGCTGCCACTCCGGACCCTCACTGTCTCTGTCAGAGTCACAGGCTCAGTCCCTGTCCCAGTCTCTGTCTCGCGCCCTGGCTCGGGGGACAAAGGGAGGCACAGGGGATGCGCCTCGCAAGGAAGGAGCCATTTCAGATGACACAAAAGCCGCCCTTAAAGCAGCCCTACTGAAGTCAGCACTCCGACACAGTGCCAGGTCAG atGGATCCTCGACCGCACTGGCCACAGACGCGGGCAGAGGCAACGTGGGACCTCAGGCCTCCATGTCCACCTTGCTCTGCCTCCCGGAACAGAGGCGCCCCGTCACAGCTCAGGAGCGGCAGCGAGAaagggaggagaagaggaggaggaggaaggagcgtGCCAGGGAGCGCGAGCGCaagatgaaggagaaggagaagcgcGAAGCAAAAGGAGGGGAGTCCTTGCGAGGCGTCCTGCTCAGCGACAATGACAAGAGTCTCCTGGAGCGCTGGATGCGCATGATGGACAGCCGGGCAGACAAAGTGCAGCGCGGGACGGACGGTATCGCCAAGAACAAGGAGAGCCAGGGCTACGCAGTCAGTGCCAAGTTGACTGGTCAAATCCAGCCTCTCCTCGGGGAGGGGCTGCGCCTCGCTGAGTCCGAATCCGGTCAACAAACCAAGGACACGGCCGAGTGCCTCCTGCAGCCACCGGAGCTGCGGCAAACGGTGGCTCCTAAAGCAGACCAGCGCGTGTCTGGGTTCTACGAGCAGGCCAGTGCTTCAGCAGCCTCTCTGCCATTCCCCGGGGTGCAGACGCAAATGGGGAGGATGGACGTGGATGTCGAAGGTCTCCGCTCCTGTGCGCTTGTCAAAAACGGCATTTTCCAGCCTCAGGCTGAACTCGGAGGGAGGGATGCTTACAGCGTGCTGGACACCTGGACACGTGAAGATGGAGCAGCATCGGGCCCCCCTGCCCCACGAGGCCCAGACCATCTTtcccagcccctcccccagcagcagctcctttcGCTGGTGCCTTTGGTCTCCAAAGgccccctcctccccttccaggCACCTGCAACTCTGAACATTGACACCCAGATgccaaatgaaaatgacaaagcgCTCCCCGCTGTCGGCGCCACCTGGCGAAGGAGCATGGAGAAGATCCCCAACGCCCTCGGCGACCATGCACCGAGCACCCCGCTAGGACCCGTGGCACCGCAGCCCAGCCAGGAGCCCCCAGCAGCGGGGAGCATTCCTGACATCCACACGGTGACTCTGCAGCTCTCTAAATCCCAG GTTGAAGACGTCCTGCCCCCGGTGTTCTCCGTCACGCCCAAAGGCAGCGGGGCTGGATACGGGGTTGGTTTCGACCTGGATGACCTCCTCACGCAGTCTTTCACGGACCTACAGCCGGCCGACCCCAGAGACAG TCACAGCGACTCCGCCCCTCTGTCAGCCTCCCTGCTCTCCGATTGGCTGGAAGTGCACCGAATGACGCCAGCTGACCTGGAATCTCTCCAGCAGGAGCTGCAGTTGGGGTCTCCCATGATTCTGTCGGACACGCCGAATATTCCTGACACCTGA
- the fus gene encoding RNA-binding protein FUS, giving the protein MASNEYSQSAAQGYGGYGGQAAATVAAQGYGQQGYGGYGQGAESGSSSSSSSYSQGGYGSGSGYSQSQSGGYGSQPPSQGYSQSSQSYGPGGYGGSQAPHSSYGQQTSYPGFGQQSSSSGSSSNYSSGSQPSSYGQNQSGGGYGGQAGGYGGGGGQSQSGSGYGGQSGGYGGGGGGQQQPQQSQHGGGAPYSQGPGYNSPPPQNYGQQSPYGQGGGYGQDAPPMGGGGGGAGGYGSQDGGYGGQEGRGGRGRGGGFGARGAGGFDRGGRGGPRGRGGMGMGDRGGFNKFGGHRDQGPGGPGSMQEQDNSDNNTIFVQGLGDSYTVESVADFFKQIGIIKVNKKTGLPMINLYTDRETGKLKGEATVSFDDPPSAKAAIDWFDGKDFHGNPIKVSFATRRADFSGGRGSVRGGRGRGGPMGRGGFGGGRGGGYPGNNGGGGGQQRAGDWKCSNPVCGNLNFSWRNECNQCKAPKPEGSGGNAPVGGGYGGERGRGGFDRAGFRGRGGDRGGFRGARGGDRGGYGIGKMDSRVDHRQDRRDRPY; this is encoded by the exons ATGGCGTCCAACG AGTACTCGCAGTCTGCGGCTCAGGG GTACGGCGGCTATGGCGGCCAGGCGGCGGCGACGGTGGCGGCGCAGGGCTACGGCCAGCAGGGCTACGGCGGTTACGGCCAGGGCGCCGAGAgcggctcctcctcctcgtcctcctcctacAGCCAGGGCGGCtacggctccggctccggctacAGCCAGTCGCAGTCCG GCGGCTACGGCTCCCAGCCCCCGTCCCAGGGCTACAGCCAGTCGAGCCAGTCGTACGGACCGGGGGGCTACGGCGGCAGCCAGGCGCCTCATAGCAGCTACGGCCAGCAGACGTCCTACCCCGGGTTCGGACAGCAGTCCTCCTCTTCAGGCTCCTCCAGCAA CTACAGCAGTGGCTCCCAGCCCTCCAGCTACGGGCAGAACCAGAGCGGCGGGGGTTACGGCGGTCAGGCGGGGGGATACGGAGGCGGCGGCGGGCAGTCGCAGAGCGGCAGTGGTTACGGCGGTCAGTCCGGGGGGTacggaggcggcggcggcgggcagcagcagccacagcaGTCCCAGCACGGCGGCGGCGCCCCCTACAGCCAAGGCCCCGGTTACAATTCTCCCCCGCCGCAAAACTACGGTCAGCAGAGTCCATATGGACAGGGCGGGG GATATGGACAGGATGCCCCCCCtatggggggtggaggaggcgGTGCCGGTGGCTACGGCAGCCAAGATGGAGGCTACGGCGGCCAGGAAGGGCGCGGAGGGCGCGGCCGCGGAGGCGGATTTGGAGCCAGAGGTGCAGGTGGCTTTGACAGGGGAGGTCGAGGGGGCCCTCGGGGGAGAGGAGGCATGGG AATGGGCGATCGAGGAGGATTCAATAAGTTTGGTG GACACCGAGACCAAGGCCCCGGGGGACCTGGCTCCA TGCAGGAGCAGGATAACTCGGACAACAACACCATCTTTGTGCAAGGTCTCGGGGACAGCTACACGGTCGAGTCTGTGGCCGACTTCTTCAAGCAAATCGGTATCATCAAG GTGAACAAGAAGACGGGGCTGCCCATGATCAACCTCTACACGGACAGGGAGACGGGCAAGCTCAAGGGCGAGGCCACGGTCTCGTTCGATGATCCGCCCTCTGCCAAAGCTGCCATTGATTGGTTCGACG GCAAGGATTTCCATGGCAATCCCATCAAAGTGTCCTTTGCCACGCGCAGAGCAGATTTCAGCGGTGGCCGCGGCAGCGTACGAGGAGGGCGCGGCCGGGGAG GGCCGATGGGCCGCGGTGGCTTCGGAGGGGGTCGAGGAGGTGGTTATCCCGGCAACAACGGAGGCGGCGGGGGTCAGCAGAGAGCCGGGGACTGGAAATGCTCCAACCC GGTTTGTGGAAACCTGAACTTCTCCTGGCGCAATGAGTGCAACCAGTGCAAGGCCCCCAAACCTGAAGGCTCGGGTGGCAATGCACCCGTGGGAG GGGGCTACGGCGGAGAGCGCGGGAGGGGCGGATTCGACCGTGCGGGGTTCCGAGGCCGAGGGGGTGACAGGGGAGGCTTCCGGGGGGCCCGTGGCGGCGACCGGGGTGGGTACGGGATCGGCAAGATGGACAGCCG GGTTGACCACCGACAGGACCGCAGAGACAGGCCGTACTGA
- the kat8 gene encoding histone acetyltransferase KAT8 has product MATQAANRHSSRDGTFGGCGSSEHAGADPDSGNLDRTRGEPESLAPASLNGSGAEDDESEASVRERERSATPRATDGGGREPEVSVEIGETYLCQRADKTWHSAEVIQSRLNEQEGREEFYVHYVGFNRRLDEWVGKARLALTKTVKDAVRKSVEGGGTGELGEQPERKITRNQKRKHDEINHVQKTYAEMDPTTAALEKEHEAITKVKYVDKIQIGRFEIDAWYFSPFPEDYGKQPKLWICEYCLKYMKYEKTFRYHLSQCQCRQPPGKEIYRKNNISVYEVDGRDHKIYCQNLCLLAKLFLDHKTLYFDVEPFVFYILTEVNRQGAHIVGYFSKEKESPDGNNVACILTLPPFQRRGYGKFLIAFSYELSKLENTVGSPEKPLSDLGKLSYRSYWSWVLLEILRDFRGTLSIKDLSQMTSITQSDIISTLQSLNMVKYWKGQHVICVTPKLVEEHLKSAQYKKPPITVDTICLKWAPPKHKQAKFSKK; this is encoded by the exons ATGGCCACTCAGGCGGCGAACCGCCATTCGAGTAGAGACGGCACCTTCGGCGGCTGCGGCTCCTCGGAGCACGCGGGCGCGGATCCGGACTCCGGGAACCTCGACAGAACCCGCGGGGAGCCCGAGAGCCTGGCGCCCGCTTCGCTCAACGGCAGCGGCGCCGAGGATGACGAGTCGGAGGCGTCCGTGCGCGAGCGTGAGCGCTCCGCCACGCCGCGTGCCACGGATGGAGGCGGCCGGGAGCCCGAAGTGTCGGTGGAGATCGGAGAGACGTACCTGTGTCAGCGCGCGGACAAGACGTGGC actcGGCAGAGGTGATCCAGTCCCGGCTCAACGAGCAGGAAGGCAGGGAGGAGTTCTATGTCCACTACGTGGGAT TCAACCGGCGGCTGGACGAGTGGGTGGGCAAGGCACGCCTGGCGCTCACCAAGACGGTGAAGGATGCCGTGAGGAAGAGCGTGGAGGGCGGCGGCACCGGGGAGCTGGGAGAGCAGCCCGAAAGGAAGATCACGCGCAACCAGAAGCGCAAACATGACGAAATTAACCATGTGCAGAAG ACCTATGCTGAGATGGACCCCACGACGGCGGCTCTCGAGAAGGAGCACGAGGCG ATCACCAAAGTGAAGTATGTGGATAAGATCCAGATCGGCCGCTTTGAGATCGATGCCTGGTACTTCTCGCCCTTCCCCGAGGACTACGGCAAGCAACCCAAGCTGTGGATCTGCGAGTACTGCCTCAAATACATGAAGTACGAGAAGACGTTCAGATACCACTTG TCGCAGTGCCAGTGCAGGCAGCCGCCGGGGAAGGAAATCTACCGCAAGAACAACATCTCTGTGTACGAGGTGGATGGTCGAGACCACAAG ATCTACTGCCAGAACCTGTGTCTGCTGGCCAAGCTCTTCCTGGACCACAAGACCCTGTACTTTGACGTGGAGCCATTCGTCTTCTACATTCTCACAGAAGTGAACCGGCAGGGTGCACACATCGTCGGCTACTTCTCCAAG gagaaggagtcCCCAGACGGCAACAACGTGGCCTGCATCCTCACCCTCCCGCCGTTCCAGCGCAGGGGATACGGAAAATTCCTCATAGCCTTCA GCTATGAGCTGTCCAAGCTGGAGAACACAGTGGGCTCGCCGGAAAAGCCCCTGTCAGACCTGGGAAAGCTCAGCTACCGCAGCTATTGGTCCTGGGTGCTGCTGGAGATCCTCCGGGACTTCCGTGGGACGCTGTCCATCAAGGACCTCAG TCAGATGACCAGCATCACACAGAGTGACATCATCAGCACCCTGCAGTCCCTCAACATGGTCAAGTACTGGAAGGGGCAGCATGTCATCTGTGTGACGCCCAAGCTGGTGGAGGAACACCTCAAGAGCGCCCAGTACAAGAAGCCCCCTATCACAG TGGATACCATCTGTCTCAAGTgggctcctcccaagcacaaaCAGGCCAAGTTCTCCAAGAAGTGA